In the Natronoglycomyces albus genome, GCGATGGCGACGGTGCCGCCTGGGGCGGCAGATCCGCTTCGCCGCCCAAGCAATCCGTCAACGCCACCTTAAAGTCAACCCAGGCCGAGACGAGCCACCCGCGACCGATTGGCAACACGAACGCCTCAATCTGGCTGGGCCTATCGCGAAGATTTCCGTTTTGAGGCGACCAGTGTTCGGTACCTCCATCTTCCGGCGGTCCCTCTTTGAGGTCGAACCTCTTCCGGCTCAGCGAAGTTGGGGAATCTCGCACGGCTCCGGCCCGCCCGGCCATAACGCCTAGGCTGGGTAGCGGCCGCCGGTCTTTGGCCACTGGTCAGCTGGCACAAACGCCTAGGCAGGGTCCCGAACTGGACTGCGCGCCCACCCTGTTACGAATCATCCAGCTGCCCGCCATGATGCCGTCAGCTGGCCGCGGTACAAGAGGACTACCATTGCTGCGGGATGCCGCACTCGCAATCCAGCATCGACCGAGGAGCACACACTATGACCACCGACCGCGCCGTCATCGTTCTGGCAGCCGGGGCCGGAACCCGAATGAAATCGGCCAAGCCCAAAATGCTGCACGAACTGCTCGGCCGGACGCTGCTGGGGCATGTGCTCAAAGCCTCCACCGCCGTCAAACCCGACCACAGCATTGTCGTCGTCGGAGCCAGCGCCGAGGATGTCACCGAACACGTCTCGCACATCTCGCCCCAGTCGACCACCGTGCTCCAGGCCGAGCAGAACGGCACCGGCCACGCCGTGCGCACCGCGTTGGAGGCCAACCCCGACCTCACCGGCACCGTGGTGGTCCTCAACGGGGACGTGCCGCTGCTACAAGGCGCGACGGTGGAGAACTTCATCGACGCTCACGAAGCGGCCCGCCACAGTGCGACCGTCATGACCGCCGCCGTGGCCGACCCGACGGGTCTGGGCCGCATCATCCGCAACGGCAATGGCCGTTTTGAGCGCATCGTGGAGCACCGCGACGCCACCGACGACGAATTGGCCATCGACGAGATCAACGGCGGCATCTATGCCTTCGACGTCGAACTGTTGCGCCGGGCCCTCGACCAGCTCAACGCCGATAACGACCAGGGCGAGGAGTACCTCACCGACGTCCTCGAACTGTTGCGCAAGGACGGACACCGCGTAGGCACCCACCAGGTGGACGACCAGATTGAGCTGCTCGGCTGCAACGACCGCGCCCAGCTGGCCCAGCTACGCGCCCTGCTGCGCGATCGCATTAACCACGCGCTGATGAAGTCCGGTGTCACGATCGAAGACCCGGCCACGACCTGGATTGACGCCACCGTCAAGGTCGAAAACGACGTCATCATTCGGCCCGGCTGTCAGCTGCGCGGCGCCACCGCCGTCGACACCGGGGCCGACATCGGCCCCGATTCCACCTTGGTGGACACCATCGTCGAAAGTGACGCCGCCGTCGCTCGCACCCATGCGGTGCAGGCGACCATCGGACCGGAAGCGACCGTGGGCCCCTACTCGTACCTGCGCCCCGGTGCCAAGCTCGGGCGCGGTGCCAGGGTCGGTGCCTATGTTGAGGTCAAAGCATCCGAAATCGGTGATGGCGCCAAGGTTCCGCACTTGTCCTATGTCGGCGACGCGACCGTGGGGGAGAGGGCCAACGTCTCCTGCGGCGTGATTGTGGCCAACTACGACGGCATCGCCAAGCATCACACCACCATCGGCGCGGGGGCGTTCGTTGGTTGCGACTCTGTCCTGGTCGCGCCGGTCAATATCGGCGACGGCACCTATGTGGGGGCCGGAAGTGTCGTCTCCAACGACGTCAACCCTGGAGAATTGGCCGTCACCCGCGCCCAACAGCGCAATATCGAGGGCTGGGTGGCCAAGCGCCGCCCCGGCACATTTACCGCCGAGGCCGCCCAGCGAGCCAAGGACAGCGACTGAACGACTCCTCACCCAGTGAGAGCACTCGGTCGCTGAGGCAATCGGCTGGCCTGCAATGGTGGGAAACGGCACAGTGCTATGACCGAGCCGTACTGTCCCACCTGGCCTCAGGCCACACTCAAGGGTGAGGCGAACGTGGAGTCTTGATCTTTCGGACTCGGCTGCTTTTGCGGTTTACGGTAGGAGCAAGCCGATACGGCATCGGGCCCATGAGCGCCTCACAGTCAGGTGACGGGTGACTACATAGTTTTAGGGGAGCCATCGCGATGGCCAGTATGTCCGCGACTAATTCGAAGAACATGATGCTTTTCTCCGGACGTTGTTATCCGGAACTGGCCGATGAGATCGGCAAGCATCTGGGGGTGGAACCGACCCCCACTAGCTCGTATTCTTTTGCCAACGGCGAGTTGTTCGTTCGTTTTCAGGAATCGGTGCGCGGTTGCGACGCGTTCGTCGTGCAGTCGATGGCCGAGCCCATCAACGAGTGGGTCATGGAGACCCTGATTATGATCGACGCGCTTAAGCGCGGATCTGCCAAGCGGATCACGGTCGTGTTGCCGTTTTACCCATACGGACGCCAAGACAAGAAGCACCGGGGCCGCGAGCCCATCTCGGCCCGCCTCATTGCCGACCTGCTACGCACCGCTGGTGCTAATCGCATCCTCACCGTCGACCTGCACACGGCCCAGATCCAAGGCTTCTTCGATGGCCCGGTGGACCACCTGTTTGCGATGGGAACGCTCGCTCGCCACATCGAGGAGCGGTATGCGGGTAAAGCCATGACCGTGGTGGCTCCTGACTCCGGGCGGGTGCGGGTGGCGGAACGGTGGACGGACCGCCTCGGCGGCTGCCCCTTGGCGTTTATCCACAAGACTCGGGACCCGCTGCGGCCCAATGAAGTGGTCGCCAACAAGGTCGTCGGGGAAGTCGAGGGTCGAGTCTGCCTGGTCGTCGACGACATGATCGACACCGGCGGCACGATCGTTTCGGCCTCGGAACTGCTGAAACAAAATGGCGCGGCGGACGTCGTGGTAGCGGTGACGCACCCGATTCTGTCCGACCCGGCCACAGAGCGTTTGGCCTCGGCCCCGATCTCGGAGGTCATCGTCACCAACACGTTGCCGTTGCCTGATCACGCCGTTGAGCTGGAGAAACTAACGGTGCTGTCGATTGCGCCGCTGGTGGCCAAGGCAATCTCGGAGGTCTTCACCGACGGTTCGGTGACGACGCTGTTCGGCGGACTTTCCTAGTTTTCGCCAGGGATGGTCGCTGGTACGCCTTGGTTGGCGTACCGGCGACGTAACGGACGAGTCTGACCCGGTCGGCGCTCCGCTGGCGTGGCTTTGCCCGCCGGGCCGCGGCTTTCCCAGGGGCGATTCCACCGTTGGTATTCACCTCGGTCACGGTGCGTTTTGCTCGGTGGCACGGTGGGCCGATCGGCTCGCGATGGTCGGAATCGTCCTCGCGTTTGCCGGTAATTCCCTAGCTCACACCTCCTGCCCGCCGGATTCGAGCGCGGCTGGCTGATGTAGACTGGTCGGGTTGCCACGGCGAGGGCACTCCCATGGCCCGTGACTGGCTTAGCTGGTCACTGGGAGAGAAGAGATCTGGCATCAATCAGATCGAGTGCCGTTATCGACGCAGGGCGCGGTAA is a window encoding:
- the glmU gene encoding bifunctional UDP-N-acetylglucosamine diphosphorylase/glucosamine-1-phosphate N-acetyltransferase GlmU, producing the protein MTTDRAVIVLAAGAGTRMKSAKPKMLHELLGRTLLGHVLKASTAVKPDHSIVVVGASAEDVTEHVSHISPQSTTVLQAEQNGTGHAVRTALEANPDLTGTVVVLNGDVPLLQGATVENFIDAHEAARHSATVMTAAVADPTGLGRIIRNGNGRFERIVEHRDATDDELAIDEINGGIYAFDVELLRRALDQLNADNDQGEEYLTDVLELLRKDGHRVGTHQVDDQIELLGCNDRAQLAQLRALLRDRINHALMKSGVTIEDPATTWIDATVKVENDVIIRPGCQLRGATAVDTGADIGPDSTLVDTIVESDAAVARTHAVQATIGPEATVGPYSYLRPGAKLGRGARVGAYVEVKASEIGDGAKVPHLSYVGDATVGERANVSCGVIVANYDGIAKHHTTIGAGAFVGCDSVLVAPVNIGDGTYVGAGSVVSNDVNPGELAVTRAQQRNIEGWVAKRRPGTFTAEAAQRAKDSD
- a CDS encoding ribose-phosphate diphosphokinase, coding for MASMSATNSKNMMLFSGRCYPELADEIGKHLGVEPTPTSSYSFANGELFVRFQESVRGCDAFVVQSMAEPINEWVMETLIMIDALKRGSAKRITVVLPFYPYGRQDKKHRGREPISARLIADLLRTAGANRILTVDLHTAQIQGFFDGPVDHLFAMGTLARHIEERYAGKAMTVVAPDSGRVRVAERWTDRLGGCPLAFIHKTRDPLRPNEVVANKVVGEVEGRVCLVVDDMIDTGGTIVSASELLKQNGAADVVVAVTHPILSDPATERLASAPISEVIVTNTLPLPDHAVELEKLTVLSIAPLVAKAISEVFTDGSVTTLFGGLS